Within the Oceanispirochaeta sp. genome, the region AATTCCCTTCCTGTAGTTATAATGAATGAAAAGAATGTTTCCCCCATCGTCTATGCTCACCACCATACCTATGTGGGTCAGGGTATCATTTATTTTCCCGTCACCGTTCTGGTCATACGTATTATCCCAGAAGAGCAAGTCTCCCGGTTCCAGATGGGGCTGTTTGTAGAGAAGTTGTCTATCCTCCATAAACTCATACAGTCTCTGAACGCCTCCGCCGGAATAACTTCTCAGAAAAGGTTGAAGATCAATTTCCGCTTTGTAATAGACGGCCATGACCACACCGGAACAATCCATATTGAATTTTCTGCCATTAATTTCAAGGGACTTTCTCCCCAGAGCCCACTGGGCAGAATCAATCAGATCTTCCTGGATTTTTGTGATTTCCTGATCTTCCTTCATAGTCATCGCTTCACCGGCTGCTCCGGGAACAGTGCTGCAGGACTGAAGGACCATGACTACCAAAAACGGAAGAATGGTAGCTTGAGATAATTTATGCATGAACAACT harbors:
- a CDS encoding NlpC/P60 family protein translates to MHKLSQATILPFLVVMVLQSCSTVPGAAGEAMTMKEDQEITKIQEDLIDSAQWALGRKSLEINGRKFNMDCSGVVMAVYYKAEIDLQPFLRSYSGGGVQRLYEFMEDRQLLYKQPHLEPGDLLFWDNTYDQNGDGKINDTLTHIGMVVSIDDGGNILFIHYNYRKGIVLAKMNLLSPDDLKRNSPIRARGAEKGHATLWLSSQLLKQAARAYELKKS